From the genome of Nicotiana sylvestris chromosome 2, ASM39365v2, whole genome shotgun sequence, one region includes:
- the LOC104230216 gene encoding lecithin-cholesterol acyltransferase-like 4 — protein sequence MAVLLEELVKSIEMWLKLIKKPQEYIDPTLDPVLLVPGIAGSILNATDKKTGRTERVWVRILGADHEFCDKLWCRFDPSTGRTANLDPDTSIEVPQDRYGLYAIDTLDPDMVIGSDCVYYFHDMIAEMLSWGYQEGKTLFGFGYDFRQSNRLLETMECFTQKLESIHTASGGKKINIISHSMGGLLVKCFMALHSDIFEKYVKNWIAIAAPFQGAPGYITSALLNGTSFVHGWEERFFISKWSMHQLLIECPSIYELMGCPDFQWEHAPVLEIWKEKSNSNGESTVTLESYSPLEAVSVYELALSNNKVTYNGEKISLPFNQELLSWANKTREILCHAKVPDKVKFYNIYGTNYKTPHSVCYGSENAPISDLQQLPFIQSNYISVDGDGTVPAESAKADGLNAEARVGVPGDHRGIICDRHVFRVVKHWLRADHDPYYNPINDYVILPTAFDIERHHEKGLDVTSLREEWEIVSESQDGEENAASGKPKVGSISVSHVGGDKTTWEEARATVIVHPKSEGKQHVELNAVSVSASA from the exons ATGGCGGTGTTATTAGAGGAGCTGGTGAAGTCAATAGAGATGTGGCTGAAGCTGATTAAGAAGCCTCAGGAGTACATTGACCCGACCCTTGACCCGGTTTTATTGGTTCCGGGTATCGCCGGATCGATCCTCAACGCTACTGATAAGAAAACGGGTCGAACCGAGCGGGTTTGGGTCCGAATCCTTGGTGCTGACCATGAGTTTTGTGACAAGTTATGGTGTCGCTTTGACCCTTCTACTG GTAGAACTGCCAATTTAGACCCTGACACAAGCATTGAGGTCCCGCAAGACAGATATGGACTTTATGCTATTGATACTTTGGACCCCGACATG GTTATTGGCTCTGATTGTGTGTATTATTTCCATGATATGATAGCTGAGATGCTCAGCTGGGGTTACCAAGAAGGAAAAACTCTCTTTGGGTTTGGCTATGATTTCCGGCAAAGTAACAG GCTTCTGGAAACAATGGAGTGTTTCACTCAAAAGTTAGAATCTATACATACTGCATCAGGGGGCAAAAAGATAAACATCATAAGTCATTCTATGGGTGGTCTTCTTGTTAAATGTTTCATGGCCCTCCACAGCGAT ATCTTTGAAAAATATGTGAAGAATTGGATTGCAATAGCTGCACCATTCCAAG GTGCTCCTGGATATATTACCTCTGCATTATTGAATGGAACGTCATTTGTGCATGGGTGGGAAGAGCGGTTTTTCATATCCAAATGGAGTATGCATCAGCTG TTGATCGAGTGTCCATCAATATATGAATTAATGGGATGTCCTGATTTCCAATGGGAACATGCGCCAGTTTTAGAAATTTGGAAGGAGAAATCTAACAGTAATGGGGAGTCTACTGTTACACTGGAGTCTTACTCTCCATTGGAAGCTGTATCAGTGTATGAGCTAGCTCTTTCAAATAACAAG GTTACCTATAATGGCGAAAAAATTTCCTTGCCATTCAACCAGGAACTTTTGAGCTGGGCTAACAAGACCCGAGAGATTTTGTGCCATGCCAAGGTTCCTGATAAAGTTAAGTTTTACAACATCTACGGCACCAATTACAAGACGCCTCATAGTGTCTG TTATGGAAGTGAGAATGCACCCATTTCTGATCTTCAACAATTACCATTTATCCAg TCTAACTACATTTCGGTTGATGGAGATGGTACAGTTCCAGCAGAATCCGCGAAG GCTGATGGGCTTAATGCAGAAGCTAGGGTTGGAGTCCCTGGGGATCACAGAGGAATCATTTGTGACCGCCATGTGTTTAGAGTAGTCAAACACTGGTTAAGAGCAGATCATGATCCTTATTACAATCCAATCAACGATTATGTTATCCTACCCACTGCATTTGACATCGAAAGGCaccatgagaaaggcttggatgtAACCTCTCTTAGAGAGGAGTGGGAAATTGTTTCAGAAAGCCAGGATGGCGAAGAGAATGCAGCTAGCGGAAAGCCTAAGGTGGGTTCTATATCTGTCTCTCATGTTGGAGGTGACAAAACTACATGGGAAGAAGCCCGTGCCACTGTCATTGTCCACCCTAAGAGTGAAGGTAAGCAGCACGTCGAGTTAAATGCTGTTTCCGTCTCTGCAAGTGCTTGA
- the LOC104230215 gene encoding protein NARROW LEAF 1-like produces MDRLDLRFNHSGSEKSEESALDLERNCCNHINLPLSSPPPLQGFASGCQLSESNAAYFSWPSHLDAAENRANYFGNLQKGVLPETLGRLPTGQQATTLLEVMTIRAFHSKNLRRFSLGTAIGFRIRRGALTDIPAILVFVARKVHRQWLSLVQCLPAFLEGPGGVWCDVDVVEFSYFGAPAATPKEQLYTELVDGLRGSDPCIGSGSQVASQETYGTLGAIVKSRTGNRQVGFLTNRHVAVDLDFPSQKMFHPLPPSLGPGVYLGAVERATSFITDDLWYDIFAGTNPETFVRADGAFIPFAEDFDMLNVTTSVKGIGEIGDVNKIDLQSPVCSVIGRQVVKVGRSSGLTTGNIMAYALEYNDEKGICFFTDFLVVGENQQTFDLEGDSGSLILLTSPNGEKPRPIGIIWGGTANRGRLKLKVGQPPENWTSGVDLGRLLDLLELDIITTNESLRAALQEQRNASAAGIGSAVGESSPAERIQLKDNTEEIFEPINLNIRQDPVDDESDQGITPLLGHQEFHIRGGTKVTPRVEHQFIPGVSGTSLVCQKIQPGNGELKRLSVIGGSDEEMYVSLQLGEREQKRRKQS; encoded by the exons ATGGATAGACTGGATTTAAGATTCAATCACTCTGGATCCGAGAAATCAGAGGAGTCAGCCCTGGATTTGGAGAGGAACTGTTGTAACCATATAAACCTGCCTTTGTCAAGTCCACCACCACTGCAAGGCTTTGCATCAGGTTGTCAGCTCTCTGAGAGCAATGCTGCCTACTTCTCATGGCCTAGCCACTTGGATGCAGCTGAGAACCGCGCCAATTACTTTGGTAACCTTCAGAAGGGGGTTCTACCTGAAACCCTGGGGCGGCTTCCCACGGGACAGCAAGCCACGACATTGCTCGAAGTTATGACCATTAGGGCATTCCATAGCAAAAACCTGCGCCGCTTTAGTCTTGGTACGGCAATTGGATTTCGTATCCGGCGAGGTGCTTTGACAGACATACCAGCTATTCTTGTCTTTGTTGCCAGAAAAGTTCACAGGCAATGGCTCAGCCTTGTCCAATGTCTACCAGCTTTTCTCGAG GGACCTGGTGGAGTTTGGTGTGATGTTGATGTTGTGGAGTTCTCATACTTTGGTGCACCGGCAGCAACTCCAAAGGAACAGCTATATACTGAACTTGTTGATGGTTTGCGGGGAAGTGATCCATGCATTGGTTCTGGTTCCCAG GTTGCTAGTCAGGAAACGTATGGAACCTTGGGAGCAATTGTTAAAAGTCGGACTGGAAACAGGCAggtcggtttccttacaaatcgtCATGTTGCAGTTGACTTGGATTTTCCAAGTCAGAAAATGTTTCATCCCCTGCCACCTAGCCTGGGGCCTGGGGTGTATTTAGGTGCTGTGGAGAGGGCTACATCCTTCATTACCGATGATCTTTGGTATGACATATTTGCTGGTACAAACCCAG AAACATTTGTTCGAGCTGATGGAGCATTTATTCCATTTGCAGAAGATTTCGACATGTTGAATGTAACGACATCTGTGAAAGGAATAGGAGAGATAGGTGATGTCAATAAAATAGACCTACAGTCTCCTGTTTGTAGCGTCATTGGTAGGCAAGTGGTGAAAGTTGGAAGGAGCTCCGGTCTAACCACTGGGAACATTATGGCCTATGCCCTGGAGTAtaatgatgaaaaaggaatttgtTTCTTTACAGATTTTCTAGTTGTTGGTGAGAACCAGCAGACTTTTGATCTTGAAGGTGACAGTGGTAGCCTCATTCTCTTGACTAGTCCAAATGGGGAGAAGCCACGACCTATTGGAATAATTTGGGGTGGGACTGCCAATCGAGGTCGTTTAAAATTGAAAGTTGGCCAACCTCCTGAGAATTGGACTAGTGGGGTTGACTTGGGGCGTCTCCTTGATCTTCTTGAACTCGATATCATTACAACCAATGAGAGTCTTCGAG CTGCACTGCAAGAGCAAAGAAATGCATCAGCTGCGGGTATTGGTTCTGCTGTTGGAGAGTCGTCACCAGCTGAGCGGATACAATTGAAAGATAATACTGAAGAGATCTTTGAGCCAATTAATTTAAACATCCGACAAGATCCTGTTGATGATGAGTCCGACCAAGGAATAACTCCACTACTTGGGCATCAAGAGTTTCACATTCGGGGTGGAACTAAAGTAACTCCTAGAGTTGAGCATCAGTTTATCCCAGGTGTCTCAGGTACTTCGCTAGTATGCCAGAAGATTCAACCTGGAAATGGGGAATTGAAAAGACTCTCGGTGATAGGTGGGTCGGATGAAGAGATGTATGTTTCTTTGCAGTTAGGGGAGCGTGAACAAAAGAGAAGGAAACAGTCTTGA